The Sedimentibacter sp. zth1 DNA segment AGCTATCTAAGCTTTGAGAACTACCTGTAACGCTGGGGGACGTCGTGAACACCGGGGCGTTAGACGAAATACTAGGCATTTAATAGCGTATTCTAAGGGAGAAAAAATGTATAAAGAGAAAATTGATTATAAAATTATTGGAAACGGAAAAAACATACTTGTTATTGAAGTTGGAATTGGCAACTCTTATTATGATTGGTATCCATTAGTGGAAAAATTAAAGAAAGAATTTTTGATTATTCTTTATCATAGAGGGGGATATGGAAAAAGTAGTTTACTTGAAAAAGAAAGAACTACGCGGAACATAGCCAAAGAATTAAAAAACTTTTTACAAAGTATTAATATTACAGAAAAATTTATTTTATTAGGTCATTCTTTTGGTGGCTTGTGTGTTCAACAATATGCGAAGATGTATCCAAATGATTTAAAAGCTATTGTTTTATTAGACTCAACATCATACGATTTAATAGAATTAGAAAATTTAAATACACCTGTTATTAACGCTAATGTTTCAATTGAAAAGATGATTGAGTATATGAATAATTCTTCAATAAAAAATGAAGAAGAACTTAAAAATGAAAATAGAAATTTATTTGAAAAATATAAAACTTATATTACAGATGATGAAATGAAAGATGTGATAGATTTTTATTCTAATCCAAGTTTATATAAAGTTGTAGCTAATGAGTTTTCGAATTGGATAAAAGATGGAGAAGATATAAAAAGTATAGTAACATCATTAAATATTCCTTTGAAAGTAATAGCAAGAGATAGTAATGTTGAAATAAAAAATTGGATAAATTATGATGTTCCAAAAGAAGAGGCAATATTGCATGAAAAGAAGTGGAGAGAGTTGCAAAAAGAATTAATTTCATTATCTAGTGATAGTGAATTAATCATAGCAAATAATAGTGGACATTTAATTTATAGAGAAAGAGAAGAAATAATAATTGAGTGTTTAGAACATTTGATTAAATAGGTGAGTTATATCCGTACCTCGTCTAACAACATGTTCACGCAAGGGTCTTAGATGGAGTGCGCCAGTTCGGCGTTTAATATATAGCTAGGTGAAACTCCTAGCCTGGTAAAGTTTAGCCAACAGCCAGTATCTAGCCTTGGAGCCGAAGCGGTGACGTAAGGTTTAAGCGTAGGCAAGAAAGTTTGAGAGCCGTAATGCGAAAGCGTGAAGTGATAGAGCCTCGTTAGTCCGATAAGTGAAAGTCGATGTCATTCCTCTGACAGCAGACAAAAAGAAATAACCGATAAAGGCAAGGTTATGGAAATTTCACCGGGGTCTGAGAGCATGGCGAGCAAACAAGGTATATTAAGCGTACCTGGGAGGTCTTGTAGTTTTCTGAATAACAAAAACAGATAAGGATGGCATAAGGTGTAGAAAACCAAAGAAGTCTTAAGAGCTGCAAGAAGTCGGACTAATTCATAGTAGTGAAGAAGTAGATGAAAGTCTATGGAGCAAAGGGATTAGCATGTAAGACAATTCGGAAAGTAACACATGAAAGACACTAGAGGTTAAATAAACACATGGGAAAGATACAAGAAGAAATAAAAGAACTATCAATAAAACACGCAAAACTGCAAACACTAATGCACTATGTAAATGAAGAAAATTTAAAACAGGTGCATGAAAAACAGGACAAGAAAAAAGCAGTAGGAATAGATGGAGTAACAAAAGAACAATATTCAGAACAACTAGAAGATAATATAAAAATTCTCCTAGAAAAAATGAAGAAGTTCGGATACAAACCAAAACCCACAAGAAGAGTAATGATACCAAAAAGCGATGGAAAAATGCGATCATTAGGAATACTGTCATATGAAGATAAGTTAGTACAAACAATAATGGCAGAAATATTGAATGGAGTATATGAACCAAGATTTCTTGATATATCATATGGTTTTAGACCAAACAGAAATTGCCATCAAGCAATAAAAATGATAAACAATACGATAATGCACAAAAACGTAAACTATATACTAGACTGTGATATAAAAGGCTTTTTCGACAATGTAGACCAAGGATGGCTAATGAAATTTTTAGAACACGATATACAAGATAAGAATTTTCTTAGATATATAGTAAGATTTCTAAAAGCAGGAATATGGGAAGACATGAAATACGTAGAAAGTGACAAAGGAACAATTCAGGGTGGAAATATATCACCAGTATTGGCAAATGTATACCTACACTATGTATTAGATATATGGTTTGAAAAGTCGGTGAAACCAAAACTGCATGGAGAAGCGTATCTGGTGAGATATGCAGATGACTTTGCAATACAGTTTCAAGCAGAAAGCGAAGCGGAAAAAGTATACAAGATGCTAATAGAGAGATTGAAAACATTTGGATTAGAAGTAGCAATAGAAAAGACAAGGATAATACCATTCGGAAAACATAGAGGAACAAAAGAAAATTTTGATTTTCTCGGATTTACATTTGTAAATGGAAAAACAAAAAATGGTAAATATCGTGTGCATATCAACACAAGCAAGAAAAAGCTAAAAATAAAAAGGCAAAATGCGAAAAGTTGGCTAAAAGAAGTAATGCACAAACCTATTGATACAATAATGAAAAGCTTGAAAAGAAAACTGATGGGACACTATAACTACTATGGGATAAGTGGAAATATCAAAGGAATAAAGAAATTCCACGGATATGTCAAATACCAATGCTACAAAAGATTAAACAGAAGACATCAAAAGAAAAGCATGTCTTATGATACATTTGAAAAAATATGGGAAGCATATATTCCAAGTCCAAAGATTTGTGTAAACATATGGTAGAACTATAAAGTTTTATATGAAGAGCCGTATGCCTAAATAGGGCACGTACGGTTCCGAGAGGGGCGAACAGACAGTAACCTTTTACTTTAAGAAAACCTTAAAAAGAAAGGGTGTCGGGTTCGTCTACTCGACACGTTAATAGGGAAAGTCAGACCACATCACTTCACCGGGTGTTACCACCGCCAAGACGGTCCATCTTTTGGGTCCGGTTCAGCGACGTCGTGAACACAGAGGCGTTAGGCGAAATACTTTAAACGAATGTTAGTATATAAAAAAGGAGAAATTTATTTTATGCCAATAACAATAGCAGGATTAAAAAGTATGGGATTTGAGAAATTTGAAAATGAAGAGAGCATTAGTAGTTGTTTTTATTCAATTAATATTATTGAAATATTTGGTATAAATCTTGAAAACATTATACCTGATACATTAAAACAAATTGATACTAATTCAAAAAAATGTATTATTTGGATTGAAGAAAGTAAAAATGAGTTATTAAAAAGTTTGATTGCTAAAAACTTAATTGTAAATAGTGATATTTTAGATAAAGATTTAATTGATGAAAATACAAATGATAATTGTTATTATATGGCTGTTATATTAAATACAGAAAAGGACTACATTTGTGAATCTGGATATAAAAAAACAGAAAATAATGTTATTCTAACACACAACTGCTTTGAAAAAGCAAAACAAGAACTTAAAGATTTAGAAAGTATGGTTATTCCTAAGTTAATTACAACATTAAATATAGAGTTAGCTCAGTATAATGACGATATAACAGTTAGACTTATGAATAATGATATATTAGGTAAAGATAGTAAAGGTAATATAATATTTGATGTCAAATTAGATATGCAATGTAGCTTATCAGTTATTAAACCTTTAAAATTAGAAACACTTAGATACTCTATAAATAATTCATTAAATTTATACAATGATGTTGATACAAAAGTCATATCTTTGTTATACTCTGGTTTAAATGAAAAAGATAGATTTAAAAAATTTATAAATATATTTCAAGCATTAGAAATGCATATAAATAAGGTATTTAAAAAAATAAAAAAAATAGATTTAGATAAAAAAGCTGATGGACAATTTATTTGTTCTGATATATTTAAAGAAACTGCAAAAAAAACGTTTATAGATTGTGTTAGTAGCTCTAAAAATTTAGCCCATAAGTTTATATGGTGTTCTATGTTAGAATGGACAAATGTAAATGATAATGATGTGAGTGTATTTATGTCAATTAAAAAAATAAGAGATGATATATCACATTGTAATTCAGTTTTAGATTGTGATTTACCAATACAAGAATTAATCAATCTTATTTATAAAATAATTAGAAAATAAACATGAAAAACATAGGCAGTACTATCGCCTAACAACATGTTCACGCTTCGGGTCTTAGGTGGAACGCTCAAGGGGAAAGTCAGACCACATCACTTCACCGGGTGTGACCACCACCAAGATGGACTAGCTATGGTGTCCGGTTCAGTGACGTCGTGAACACAAGACCGTTAAGTGAAAGAGTTATATCATTTCAAAGTATAGATTTATGGACAATATAAGCATACTAAGAATTTGTACTCGTTGAAATAATTATATGAAGTAATAAGATTATCTATATAATTACATAGTAAAAAATATCAGTTTTTGGATGCAACCAGTTTGCAACTTATATTTGCGTAATAGTTGGTAGATGTTACTATCTAATTATAGTATACTTGAGCAACAAAAAGGAGGTAGTGATATATGCATTGGACTTTATTCATAATGATAATCAATATTATTTTGTTAGCTGTTTTTGTTGGTATAATTATTTTAGTTATTTGTGCTCTTTTGAAATACTTAAAATCTAAAGAAGTAAGAAAAGAAAAATCAGTTGTTCGTAAGTCACTTGGAGAAGCACTAAAAGAGCATCGTACTTTATGTAAAATGACACAAGAGTTTGTTGCTGAAACAATTGGAGTAAGTAGACAGGCGGTATCTAAATGGGAAAATGGAATATCTGATCCAAGTACGTCAAATTTGATTGCTTTAGCAAAATTGTATAATGTACCTGTTGAAGATTTAATTAAAGAAGTAATTTAAAATATCAAACTGATAAGATATTATGTTTAAAATTTATTTAAGAAAGTTATTAAAGAGTGATATAACTCCAACACATAACAATATGTTCCCATTCGGTGCAAGGGGAACGTCAGCTGGAAAGAGTGTCAAAGATGAATGTCCAGCAAGAAGAGGAGTCAGCACCACATTCCTCAACCTAAGCGCGTCGCGACAGTCGTTGCATTAGCCACGTGCGTGGCATGAGCAACTCCTTCTGGAGGTTGAGAAACGTCGGGAACACGGGACGTTAGAAGAAAGAACGTTATCATATTAGAGAAGAACTTTGAGGTCGATATAGATGTGTTATTATGATTTTAAATCTATTGAAATAGATGTAGGAAGTGAAGATTTTATATTTTATATGAAGGTGAAAAAAGATGAATAGAAAAGAATTATTAATGTCATTTTGGTGTGATGTTGCAAATCAAAATGTAGAGGCGTTAAAAAATTATTTTGCTCCAAATGCACATGTGCGTTGGCATAATACGAATGAACAATTTACAACTGAAGAATTTATAATTGCAAATTGTGAATATCCAGGCGATTGGCAAGGTGAAGTGGAACGTATTGAATTAGTTGAAGATAAGGCGATTACAGCAACAAGAGTTTGGTTAAAAGATAATAGTGCCTCTTTTCATGTAACTTCATTCTTTAAATTTCAAGGAGATAAGATTTTTTTTATAGATGAATATTGGGGTGATGATGGAATAGCACCGCAATGGCGATTAGATAAGAATATTGGCAAACCCATAAAATGAGAACTTTGTTTGATGCACAATAAATAGATATTTTAAAATATTGAAGTTATGATTAAAGACAATATGAAAAGATTTTTATAGGTAATTATTTTGCAAAGTCGTTGGAGAGTGATAACGATCCATCTTCTAACAACATGTTCACGCAAGGGTCTTAGATGGAACGTTCAAGGAAGAAAGTCAGACCACATCCCTTCACCGGGTGCGAGCACCGCCAAGACGGTCTAGCTATTGCTGTCCGGTTCAGCGACGTCGTGAACACCAGACCGTTATATAACATTGTATATTCATGTCAGAGTAGTGTTGATTAGTCAGTAATTTGTTTGGTAGTACTAACAATAACAAAAAAGTCATATTAAATATAATAGTTAAAATATATTGATGTTTTTTATTAGAGAAAAATAATTAAAATATATTATCTTAGTAGTTGCAAATAATTTAATATAATAAACAATAATTAAGAAGTATAGATTCTTGAAGGAGAAATACATGAAAGAAATTAAATATATGCTATTAGGAATAGCAATTATTTTGTTTGCAATTGTTATGGTGTTTAAGGGTTATTATTCAAAAGAAAAACAAGATTCATAATTAATATTGTTTTTGTTAAATAATTAGAAAAAGGGGTTGGATATATGAAAAAGAAATCTATAGGATTAATTGGAATTATTTTTGGTGGTTTCTTATTATCATTAGAATTGTATCTTACTAAGATTGCACAACTTATAGATAAAACGTCAGGTAGTTATTATACAAGTGTATGGAAATACGCAGGTATGTTTCCATGCAGTATAGCACTAATTATTACGATAGTATTAATTTTTTATAGTATATATATTTACTTTACATATAAAGATGATTAATATGACTTTAAAAAGTAATTAAGAAACATAAGTAATATAATTAAATTAAAGTTAGTAATATAAGATGTGAATGGACAACGTTACATAACATTGTATATTCATTTCAGAGCACTTTTGTTGGGTCTAATGGTGGTTGGATAATATAAGCCAATAATATGTGTTATATATATATGTTGTATAAATGTTAAGATTATTTACATTTTGAGAGGGGATTAGATATTATGAGTACAGAAAAAGACAAAGGAGTAATATCTCTTCATGAAGTAACCAGAGAGCTTTTACATGAGTATTACAGAGGATTTATTAGTGACCCTGACATTTTTATGGACATGAACAGGTTCTTCACTTACCATTATGATCCTGAAAAGATTGATGGACATTTTGCATTAAAAAAACCGACCCAGGAGCGAAAGGAATTTATGATTATAGTGAATGACACCGTAGTTGGTGAGATCTGCTTAAAACATATTGACTACGACAAAAGAGAATGCGAATTGTCAATCCATATGCAAAATGATTCCGTGAAAA contains these protein-coding regions:
- a CDS encoding alpha/beta fold hydrolase — protein: MYKEKIDYKIIGNGKNILVIEVGIGNSYYDWYPLVEKLKKEFLIILYHRGGYGKSSLLEKERTTRNIAKELKNFLQSINITEKFILLGHSFGGLCVQQYAKMYPNDLKAIVLLDSTSYDLIELENLNTPVINANVSIEKMIEYMNNSSIKNEEELKNENRNLFEKYKTYITDDEMKDVIDFYSNPSLYKVVANEFSNWIKDGEDIKSIVTSLNIPLKVIARDSNVEIKNWINYDVPKEEAILHEKKWRELQKELISLSSDSELIIANNSGHLIYREREEIIIECLEHLIK
- the ltrA gene encoding group II intron reverse transcriptase/maturase produces the protein MGKIQEEIKELSIKHAKLQTLMHYVNEENLKQVHEKQDKKKAVGIDGVTKEQYSEQLEDNIKILLEKMKKFGYKPKPTRRVMIPKSDGKMRSLGILSYEDKLVQTIMAEILNGVYEPRFLDISYGFRPNRNCHQAIKMINNTIMHKNVNYILDCDIKGFFDNVDQGWLMKFLEHDIQDKNFLRYIVRFLKAGIWEDMKYVESDKGTIQGGNISPVLANVYLHYVLDIWFEKSVKPKLHGEAYLVRYADDFAIQFQAESEAEKVYKMLIERLKTFGLEVAIEKTRIIPFGKHRGTKENFDFLGFTFVNGKTKNGKYRVHINTSKKKLKIKRQNAKSWLKEVMHKPIDTIMKSLKRKLMGHYNYYGISGNIKGIKKFHGYVKYQCYKRLNRRHQKKSMSYDTFEKIWEAYIPSPKICVNIW
- a CDS encoding helix-turn-helix domain-containing protein, with translation MHWTLFIMIINIILLAVFVGIIILVICALLKYLKSKEVRKEKSVVRKSLGEALKEHRTLCKMTQEFVAETIGVSRQAVSKWENGISDPSTSNLIALAKLYNVPVEDLIKEVI
- a CDS encoding nuclear transport factor 2 family protein encodes the protein MNRKELLMSFWCDVANQNVEALKNYFAPNAHVRWHNTNEQFTTEEFIIANCEYPGDWQGEVERIELVEDKAITATRVWLKDNSASFHVTSFFKFQGDKIFFIDEYWGDDGIAPQWRLDKNIGKPIK
- a CDS encoding GNAT family N-acetyltransferase, which translates into the protein MSTEKDKGVISLHEVTRELLHEYYRGFISDPDIFMDMNRFFTYHYDPEKIDGHFALKKPTQERKEFMIIVNDTVVGEICLKHIDYDKRECELSIHMQNDSVKNKGYGTQAEKLAVCYAFEELRMNTVLADAVLKNVRSQHVLEKVGFRFVRQNETFKYYRYERETYNEDHTL